One segment of Salvia splendens isolate huo1 chromosome 20, SspV2, whole genome shotgun sequence DNA contains the following:
- the LOC121782537 gene encoding protein root UVB sensitive 1, chloroplastic-like, translated as MGCSACNPFPLLRQPSSPSTPPTATSAASFTLSIAFPFPSHRTGERTILHLNHNRFTPLHYSSRPLHKGGVNGGGSSGGGGNGRSGDDGSGNSFNFNRNSLFLLPWHLIFSNREESRSVSRALLFSIASYFILSSSPARAENGDNDDSVYEIKGGKRIELLTDYSRDEFVVHEKVLFWPWRSSDGNPTSSAATLGDVWAKCRDLAAGLLLPEGFPDSVTSDYLEYSLWRGVQGIAAQISGVLATQAMLYAIGLGKGAIPTAAAVNWVLKDGIGYISKIMLSKYGRHFDVNPKGWRLFADLLENAAFGMEILTPAFPHLFVPIGALAGAGRSAGALIQAATRSCFYAGFAAQRNFAEVIAKGEAQGMVSKSIGIMLGIVLANAVQSSTPLALASFGVITWVHVFCNLKSYQSIQIRTLNPYRASLLFSEYLLSGLVPSVREVNDEEPLFPAFPLLIVKPTSEEQLDLLSTDAKDAAAQIDRRLQLGSKPSEFLKNREDAVALFDLYKDEAYILTELEGKYCVALKESSSPQDMLRSLYHVCYLYWLEKNAGIKSSSIVDDCRAGGKLQISLEYVQREFNHVKKDSEVVGWVLDGLIARPLPNRVQVGNGTTSSAASSG; from the exons ATGGGTTGCTCGGCCTGCAACCCTTTCCCACTTCTTCGCCAACCGTCTTCACCTTCCACCCCTCCCACTGCCACTTCTGCCGCAAGCTTTACTCTCTCGAtcgccttccccttcccctccCATCGCACGGGCGAGCGCACAATTCTTCACCTCAATCACAACCGCTTTACGCCGCTTCATTACTCCTCCCGACCTCTCCACAAAGGCGGCGTAAATGGCGGCGGTAGCTCCGGAGGTGGTGGAAATGGACGCAGCGGCGACGACGGCAGCGGCAATTCCTTCAATTTCAATCGGAATTCGCTCTTTCTTCTGCCGTGGCATTTGATTTTCAGCAATAGAGAAGAATCGCGTTCCGTATCTCGCGCTTTACTTTTTTCCATAGCGAGCTActtcattctctcatcttctcCGGCGCGAGCGGAGAATGGAGATAACGATGATTCCGTTTACGAAATTAAAGGCGGAAAGAGGATCGAGCTGCTGACTGATTACAGCAGAGATGAATTCGTCGTGCATGAGAAAGTGTTGTTTTGGCCTTGGAGGTCAAGCGACGGGAATCCGACCTCGTCTGCGGCGACCTTGGGAGATGTTTGGGCGAAATGTAGGGATTTAGCGGCGGGTTTGTTGCTGCCGGAGGGGTTCCCTGACAGCGTTACGAGCGACTACCTCGAGTATTCTCTTTGGAGAGGGGTTCAAGGCATTGCTGCGCAAATAAGCGGCGTGCTTGCAACTCAGGCTATGCTTTATGCTATTGGTTTAGGAAAGGGGGCGATTCCTACAGCGGCGGCAGTGAATTGGGTGCTGAAGGATGGGATTGGGTATATAAGCAAGATAATGTTGTCGAAATATGGAAGACATTTTGATGTGAATCCAAAGGGTTGGAGGCTGTTTGCTGATCTTCTAGAAAATGCTGCTTTTGGGATGGAAATCTTGACCCCTGCTTTCCCTCATCTTTTCGTTCCAATTGGTGCATTGGCTGGAGCTGGAAGATCTGCAGGGGCGTTAATTCAG GCAGCTACTAGGAGTTGTTTCTATGCTGGGTTTGCTGCACAGAGGAATTTTGCAGAG GTAATTGCTAAGGGTGAAGCTCAGGGAATGGTGAGCAAATCAATTGGAATAATGCTTGGCATAGTATTGGCTAATGCCGTACAGTCTTCTACACCTCTTGCTCTTGCTTCTTTTGGTGTTATAACTTGGGTCCACGTGTTCTGCAATCTGAAATCATATCAGTCCATCCAGATAAGGACGTTGAATCCATATCGTGCAA GCTTACTCTTCAGTGAGTATCTGCTCAGCGGTCTTGTACCTTCAGTTAGAGAGGTCAATGACGAGGAGCCTCTGTTTCCAGCTTTCCCCCTTTTGATTGTAAAGCCCACATCCGAA GAACAATTGGACTTGCTATCCACTGATGCGAAGGATGCTGCAGCTCAAATTGATCGTCGGTTACAGCTGGGCTCCAAACCCTCCGAGTTTCTGAAAAACAGGGAAGATGCCGTtgctttatttgatttatacaAAGATGAGGCTTATATCCTGACAGAGCTTGAAGGAAAATATTGT GTGGCACTAAAAGAGAGCTCATCCCCACAAGACATGCTGAGGTCATTGTATCATGTCTGTTATTTGTACTGGCTGGAGAAAAATGCGGGAATAAAGTCAAGCAGTATCGTAGACGATTGCAGAGCAGGGGGGAAGCTTCAAATATCTTTGGAATATGTGCAAAGGGAATTCAACCATGTCAAAAAGGATAGTGAGGTTGTAGGTTGGGTTTTAGATGGCCTCATTGCTAGGCCTCTACCGAATCGGGTGCAGGTAGGCAACGGAACCACATCTTCTGCTGCATCATCGGGCTGA
- the LOC121783068 gene encoding uncharacterized protein LOC121783068, translated as MLRVSMATPLFMLGNYGRCNFDLDGCWSGYGKEKMSYARALSATTGNAAAKKTRLSISPYASSALAESRNSSAANFYKEVLEAARDKFTQEISFQSKDKDISLAKALLYVAAEDEAFLAFNREIDICSAHNERRDTSVLCDVKGRENVEAMSMAEKNINEWLAELDAISREVEAELVSRDIGCYLAEVLEAVNKVLFESRGFRRSPVIVDPKCSYLHSALSSGCGSAILLSVIYIEVCQRLNLTIVGSRVGEEFLIWPPTEYPEELFKVTGGHSLFGVVNGKCVEDPRSKASDINSHSLLGLEIATNRDIIGIALANLIRLYWKRASRTNHGLMLTSPLRSVHKSEEKFNQDGSPDMPLLRPQELRLAIMASERLLILQPHNWCLRRDYGMLLYYNREYEAAVQELSICMAFAPEEEAEVLEPFVEKLHLMRLETSWKSLGQKGRLTIP; from the exons atgctGCGTGTTTCCATGGCTACGCCTCTGTTCATGTTGGGGAACTATGGAAG GTGTAATTTCGATCTTGATGGATGTTGGAGTGGTTATGGGAAAGAAAAGATGAGCTATGCCCGTGCATTGTCTGCGACTACTGGAAACGCTGCAGCCAAGAAGACGAGGTTGAGCATTTCACCTTACGCTTCTTCCGCGCTGGCAGAGTCCCGTAATTCGTCTGCAGCCAACTTCTACAAAGAG GTTCTTGAAGCTGCTAGAGATAAATTTACGCAGGAGATCTCTTTTCAGTCTAAAGACAAAGATATCTCGCTTGCAAAG GCGTTGCTTTATGTTGCGGCTGAGGATGAGGCATTTTTGGCGTTCAATCGTGAGATTGACATCTGTTCCGCCCACAATGAAAGGAGAGATACGTCAGTGCTTTGTGACGTTAAAGGGAGGGAAAACGTGGAGGCTATGTCAATGGCTGAAAAGAATATAAATGAGTGGTTGGCGGAGCTGGATGCCATTTCAAGAGAAGTTGAAGCGGAGCTAGTTTCACGGGATATAGGATGCTATTTGGCTGAAGTTCTGGAAGCCGTGAACAAAGTCCTTTTTGAGTCAAGAGGTTTTAGGAGGTCACCTGTCATCGTGGATCCAAAGTGTTCGTATTTGCACTCTGCTTTAAGCTCTGGGTGTGGCAGTG CGATTTTGCTTAGTGTGATTTATATTGAGGTTTGCCAAAGGCTTAATCTGACCATTGTGGGATCTCGAGTTGGGGAAGAATTTTTGATATGGCCCCCAACAGAGTATCCTGAG GAGCTATTCAAGGTAACTGGCGGGCACAGCTTGTTTGGGGTCGTCAACGGGAAGTGTGTGGAGGATCCACGATCTAAGGCCTCAGACATAAACAGCCACTCACTTTTAGGACTAGAGATTGCAACAAACCGAGATATAATTGGGATTGCTTTGGCGAATTTGATT AGGCTTTACTGGAAACGTGCTTCAAGAACGAACCACGGGCTGATGTTGACTTCTCCACTGAGATCAGTTCATAAATCCGAGGAGAAGTTCAACCAAGATGGTAGTCCAGACATGCCTTTGTTGCGGCCTCAGGAACTAAG GCTTGCCATCATGGCTTCAGAGAGATTGCTAATCCTTCAGCCGCACAACTGGTGTTTGAGAAGAGACTACGGGATGCTGCTGTACTATAACAG AGAATATGAGGCTGCGGTCCAAGAGCTGAGCATCTGCATGGCTTTCGCACCAGAAGAGGAGGCGGAAGTCTTGGAGCCTTTCGTGGAAAAGCTGCACCTCATGCGGCTTGAAACGTCGTGGAAATCGTTGGGGCAGAAAGGCAGGCTAACAATTCCATGA